Proteins from a single region of Zavarzinella sp.:
- a CDS encoding efflux RND transporter periplasmic adaptor subunit: MIVLVIAGGVVYQLRFAPIPVVSISPIRQTIVSEVMGTGTLEARVQTTISPKIAGRIGQVVVDQGDVVKQHQLLVQLDDEELQQQVEIAKANLEAAEAALERLKADKARSVAVFDQAQTHHGRVQTLHQKGATTREELDRAVESLAVATSDTTRAEAAIREGQKGLLAAEKTLEYHRARLADTIIKAPFDGLVVARQREAGDIAVPGSAVLTLISTDVLWISAWVDETEMSKLAVKQPARIVFRSQSEQSYPGTVVRLGKQADRETREFVVDVQVSQLPANWAIGQRAEVYIETHRQDDVPTIPLTVLCRRGTQDGVHVSAEGVVRWKPVTLGLRGQEVVEVLDGLADEDIIVLPATGAATPIEGRRVQTP, encoded by the coding sequence TTGATCGTTCTGGTGATCGCAGGCGGCGTTGTCTATCAACTTCGCTTCGCCCCAATTCCCGTCGTAAGCATCTCTCCCATCCGCCAGACCATCGTTTCCGAGGTGATGGGCACAGGGACGCTGGAGGCCCGTGTTCAGACCACCATCAGCCCGAAAATCGCTGGGAGAATCGGTCAGGTCGTGGTCGATCAGGGGGACGTTGTTAAGCAACATCAGTTGTTGGTCCAACTCGACGATGAGGAACTCCAGCAGCAGGTGGAGATTGCGAAAGCCAATTTGGAAGCGGCTGAGGCGGCATTGGAGCGACTGAAAGCGGACAAGGCCCGGTCTGTGGCCGTCTTCGACCAAGCGCAGACACATCATGGACGTGTGCAAACGCTGCATCAGAAAGGGGCCACAACACGGGAAGAATTGGATCGAGCGGTCGAGTCTCTGGCTGTTGCAACTTCAGATACGACTCGGGCTGAGGCCGCTATCCGTGAAGGTCAGAAAGGACTCCTCGCCGCAGAGAAGACTCTGGAGTATCACAGGGCACGACTGGCGGACACGATCATCAAGGCACCGTTTGACGGACTCGTTGTGGCTCGCCAGCGAGAGGCAGGAGATATCGCTGTTCCCGGCAGTGCCGTGCTGACGCTGATCTCCACCGACGTGTTATGGATTAGCGCTTGGGTCGATGAAACGGAAATGTCAAAGCTGGCAGTCAAGCAGCCTGCTCGAATCGTATTTCGCTCGCAATCAGAGCAGAGTTATCCGGGGACTGTGGTACGGCTTGGAAAGCAGGCCGACCGGGAAACTCGTGAGTTCGTTGTGGATGTCCAAGTCTCCCAGCTTCCTGCGAATTGGGCAATTGGCCAACGGGCCGAAGTCTATATTGAGACACACCGTCAAGACGACGTGCCAACAATCCCTCTGACCGTGTTGTGTCGTCGTGGCACACAGGACGGGGTACATGTCTCAGCAGAGGGAGTTGTTCGCTGGAAGCCGGTCACACTTGGACTGAGGGGACAGGAAGTCGTGGAAGTGCTGGACGGTCTGGCCGACGAGGATATTATCGTCTTGCCTGCAACCGGGGCGGCTACGCCCATTGAGGGACGGAGGGTACAAACCCCATGA
- a CDS encoding DUF542 domain-containing protein, translating to MSACDLDTSVPDWIIEHPETLTVFLDFGIDYSCGGKSLGYLCDQHGLDQEVLFAALLSKIEASGVPRDNALNHTGEGGHNP from the coding sequence ATGAGTGCGTGCGATCTCGACACCTCCGTCCCTGACTGGATCATCGAGCATCCTGAAACCCTGACGGTGTTTCTGGACTTCGGCATTGACTATTCGTGTGGCGGAAAGTCGCTCGGATACCTTTGCGATCAGCACGGCTTAGATCAAGAAGTCTTGTTTGCTGCCCTTCTCTCGAAGATTGAGGCTTCTGGCGTCCCACGGGATAACGCACTGAATCACACCGGAGAGGGGGGCCACAATCCATGA